DNA from Phragmites australis chromosome 16, lpPhrAust1.1, whole genome shotgun sequence:
CCTCCATTTAGCCCTAAAAAATAACCTAGCTagaaattaacaataaaatatcatcgatcagtaaaagaagaagaagaggaaacaaTTCGAAAATTGTAAACAAATACCGAAAACACCATATCGCTCGTGAAATTTCACATTTCACCACCCGTCTCATTGAACTATACTACGTACAAGCTAAGCTGAGCTGCATGAATTCTGCAGTGCACGATGCGGCTTGTACCGAGATGAAGGATCAGCTCATGCACGCGTCGGCACCGGCGACCTGCGGCTGCGGGGCGCCGTAGAGCGCGGCGAGCGTCCTGAGGAGCTCGACCCTGGCCCGGAGCCGCACGATGTAGTCCGCCGTGCGGAGTAGCAGGCTCCTAGCCGGCGCATCCTCTCCGCCGGGCACCAGCCTCCGCAGCTTCCGCACCTTCCGCCGCAGCGCCGCGCGTGGTGACGGCCGCCTCCCGCCgctcccccgccgccggcgccactCCTCCATGCTCAGCACCAACTAGCCAGCTATATATCCACTCCTTCCCTGTTCACGTGGCCGGCGCCGAGAAGGCTCGCTGTGGTCCGGCCGGAATAAATAGAGAGGTCGTCGCGGCGGGTCAGGCGGGCGGGCGCTTTTGCGCGGACGTGGAGGGAAAGCCAGCGCCCAGCGAGGAGAGGCGTCGCCACGAAGGGAAGAAGCGCGCGCGAGGCAAGATGTGGACGGATCGAGCGGCGGTTCGGCGGGCGAAGGGTGGCGGCGGGTCCCCGGCGTGGACGCCACGTCTCGTCGTGATCGCCGCGCGCACGTGCCTGACAGCTGTTTCCTTTCAGAGTAGTCGCCGCGCTTCCAGGTGGCATCACGACAGAGGGACAGGAGACGATCACCGTGGATAACAGCTGCTAGCCCGCTAGCTGCAGGGATCTTCTGTGGTCGTGTACCAGATGACCGCAAGTACTCTAACCAATGCCTTGGAGAAAAATGAGAGTGTATATGCATAGTGGAGGTACTACATTTATGTTTGAATGGGGATGGGACTTACAACTTGTACCCACGACCACCAAAATCATCTGCTCTATTGCTATCAAAGATCTCATAGATTGTACCAGTGATGATATACTACATTGTCATGTCACTGCCACAAATCATTAGAAACATATGTTATGTCACTATCACAAATTATTGGAAACTGATGGTACTTTATTGATGGTTTTTTCATCAGTTCCCGATAAAATATTCTTGGACGGTGATTAAGATAGATATGTCTATAATAAGTTAGACGTTTAGGTATGAATGAATTTAtagataatttttataaatctatctgtttctatcatacggacacatatgatttttagaACAATCCGTCTGTAATATTACCATAGACGATTTTTTAAGATATGTCTGTATCTATTCAGTAGACACAGATGGATTTCATAAATACATgtctgtatttaaagacccacgaatatttttaaatttgatcaCTCGTCTTTCTTAGCTCTTTTAGCTTCTAACACACACAAATCGCTCATCTCTTCAGGCTCTTTTAGCTTCCGGCACACATAacccctcaatataaagcgatGAGGAGTGTTTTTCTTTCTCATTCGCTATATCCAAGTTTGTAACTGCACTTAGAAACGAGGAGTAATCTGCATCCTCACTCGTCATCAGCGCTGGAGAAGCGAGATCTCGACTCGGGCcgaatccctttcactgcaccgaggtgagtatcatatggttccCTTCGCGGTTTAGTTAGAATTTGTTAGGTTTTTATTGTTTCGATCTTTGCAACTGATGACACAACCTTGTTTCCATTGTAAATCTACAATGGCACAAT
Protein-coding regions in this window:
- the LOC133895994 gene encoding transcription factor IBH1-like — translated: MEEWRRRRGSGGRRPSPRAALRRKVRKLRRLVPGGEDAPARSLLLRTADYIVRLRARVELLRTLAALYGAPQPQVAGADACMS